Proteins encoded by one window of Arachis ipaensis cultivar K30076 chromosome B04, Araip1.1, whole genome shotgun sequence:
- the LOC107638324 gene encoding uncharacterized protein LOC107638324 isoform X1: MTNTQHLPSAAFATTPPISLDADCTGNGSTKYIFQFCEYGLSNSKMDLPNCDNQLEVAVRKTALRDLQSDNKMTKPTFVSSSLLKDRDAGPDSNSVSGSKRLLPDFPVNHLIQQSTGNNAANGHLVYVRRKSEAELGKSTACENPSINAYCQHLSQLCCEQETAQLKPLIKAPKVSCFPAFAPFPMTSSMSSSRKPSVPISLGKSPLRLPPVESNYMTASSGPASGNPKGLKSVHWEERYQQLQMFLRKLDHSDQEEYIQMLRSLSSVELSRHAVELEKRSIQLSLEEAKELQRAAVLDVWGKSVKKFKEPEDTAE, encoded by the exons GAAATGGTTCGACAAAGTATATATTCCAATTTTGTGAGTATGGTCTGAGCAATTCTAAAATGGACTTGCCTAATTGTGATAACCAGCTGGAAGTTGCCGTAAGGAAGACAGCTCTGAGAGATCTACAGAGTGATAATAAAATGACAAAGCCCACCTTTGTAAGCTCCTCATTGTTGAAGGATAGAGATGCTGGTCCTGATTCTAATAGTGTTTCTGGCTCCAAGAGACTCTTGCCTGATTTCCCAGTGAATCACCTTATTCAACAATCTACTGGAAATAATGCTGCAAATGGACATCTTGTGTATGTTCGCAGAAAATCAGAGGCAGAATTGGGCAAGAGCACTGCTTGCGAAAATCCAAGTATTAATGCTTATTGTCAGCATTTGAGCCAGCTTTGTTGTGAACAGGAGACTGCTCAACTAAAGCCTCTGATAAAGGCACCAAAGGTTTCATGTTTTCCAGCATTTGCACCTTTTCCAATGACTTCTTCAATGAGCTCATCCAGAAAGCCTTCGGTTCCTATTTCTCTTGGGAAATCTCCCTTGAGGCTACCACCGGTTGAGTCGAATTATATGACAGCTTCTTCTGGCCCTGCCAGTGGTAATCCAAAGGGATTGAAAAGTGTGCATTGGGAGGAGCGATACCAACAATTGCAGATGTTTTTAAGGAAACTAGACCACTCTGACCAAGAAGAATATATCCAAA TGCTTCGATCACTTTCCTCTGTGGAACTTAGCAGACATGCTGTAGAGCTGGAGAAGAGATCAATTCAGCTATCACTAGAGGAAG CGAAAGAATTACAGCGTGCTGCTGTTTTAGATGTCTGGGGAAAATCAGTGAAGAAATTCAAAGAACCTGAAGACACTGCCGAGTGA
- the LOC107638324 gene encoding uncharacterized protein LOC107638324 isoform X2, with amino-acid sequence MDLPNCDNQLEVAVRKTALRDLQSDNKMTKPTFVSSSLLKDRDAGPDSNSVSGSKRLLPDFPVNHLIQQSTGNNAANGHLVYVRRKSEAELGKSTACENPSINAYCQHLSQLCCEQETAQLKPLIKAPKVSCFPAFAPFPMTSSMSSSRKPSVPISLGKSPLRLPPVESNYMTASSGPASGNPKGLKSVHWEERYQQLQMFLRKLDHSDQEEYIQMLRSLSSVELSRHAVELEKRSIQLSLEEAKELQRAAVLDVWGKSVKKFKEPEDTAE; translated from the exons ATGGACTTGCCTAATTGTGATAACCAGCTGGAAGTTGCCGTAAGGAAGACAGCTCTGAGAGATCTACAGAGTGATAATAAAATGACAAAGCCCACCTTTGTAAGCTCCTCATTGTTGAAGGATAGAGATGCTGGTCCTGATTCTAATAGTGTTTCTGGCTCCAAGAGACTCTTGCCTGATTTCCCAGTGAATCACCTTATTCAACAATCTACTGGAAATAATGCTGCAAATGGACATCTTGTGTATGTTCGCAGAAAATCAGAGGCAGAATTGGGCAAGAGCACTGCTTGCGAAAATCCAAGTATTAATGCTTATTGTCAGCATTTGAGCCAGCTTTGTTGTGAACAGGAGACTGCTCAACTAAAGCCTCTGATAAAGGCACCAAAGGTTTCATGTTTTCCAGCATTTGCACCTTTTCCAATGACTTCTTCAATGAGCTCATCCAGAAAGCCTTCGGTTCCTATTTCTCTTGGGAAATCTCCCTTGAGGCTACCACCGGTTGAGTCGAATTATATGACAGCTTCTTCTGGCCCTGCCAGTGGTAATCCAAAGGGATTGAAAAGTGTGCATTGGGAGGAGCGATACCAACAATTGCAGATGTTTTTAAGGAAACTAGACCACTCTGACCAAGAAGAATATATCCAAA TGCTTCGATCACTTTCCTCTGTGGAACTTAGCAGACATGCTGTAGAGCTGGAGAAGAGATCAATTCAGCTATCACTAGAGGAAG CGAAAGAATTACAGCGTGCTGCTGTTTTAGATGTCTGGGGAAAATCAGTGAAGAAATTCAAAGAACCTGAAGACACTGCCGAGTGA